Proteins encoded by one window of Cyclobacteriaceae bacterium:
- the frr gene encoding ribosome recycling factor: protein MEEIELYLEDAKEHMTKALNHVGHELTKIRAGKANPSMLDGIQVSYYGNPTPLNQVSSLTTPDARTIFIKPWEKNMIQEIEKSIRDANLGLNPQNDGQQVIVNIPMLTEERRKQLVKQVGQECEHGRVSVRNIRKDTNEHLKKIKGASEDDIKDAEATVQKLTDEFISKIDALMKKKEAEIMTV, encoded by the coding sequence ATGGAAGAAATTGAACTATACCTCGAAGACGCCAAAGAACACATGACCAAAGCTCTCAACCATGTTGGGCATGAGTTAACCAAAATCAGGGCAGGTAAAGCCAATCCATCCATGTTGGATGGCATTCAGGTTTCCTACTACGGAAACCCGACTCCGCTCAATCAGGTATCTTCTCTTACCACGCCCGATGCACGCACCATTTTCATCAAGCCGTGGGAAAAAAATATGATCCAGGAAATTGAAAAGTCGATACGCGATGCCAACCTGGGTTTGAATCCGCAGAATGATGGTCAGCAGGTGATTGTGAACATTCCCATGCTTACCGAAGAAAGACGCAAGCAACTGGTAAAGCAGGTAGGACAGGAGTGTGAGCACGGCCGTGTGAGTGTGCGCAACATCCGTAAGGACACCAACGAACACCTGAAAAAAATCAAAGGTGCCTCAGAAGATGATATTAAAGATGCTGAAGCCACCGTTCAAAAACTAACGGATGAGTTCATCAGCAAGATTGACGCGCTGATGAAAAAGAAAGAAGCGGAGATCATGACGGTGTAA
- the pyrH gene encoding UMP kinase → MKYKRILLKLSGEALQGSNKNVNIDPAVLEQYSEEIKELKAAGVELAIVIGGGNIFRGGQAEALGIDRVQGDYMGMLATVINAMALQSALERHGLYTRLMSGMKMEQVCEPFIRRRAIRHLEKGRIVIFGAGIGNPYFTTDSTASLRAIEVQADVVLKGTRVDGVYDKDPEKFKDAVRYTSLSFQEAYEKNLNIMDMTAFTLCMENKLPIIVFDMNKKGNLLKVAQGEEAGTLIS, encoded by the coding sequence ATGAAATACAAACGAATTCTGCTCAAACTCAGCGGTGAAGCCCTGCAGGGATCAAACAAGAATGTAAATATTGATCCGGCTGTGCTCGAACAATATTCAGAAGAAATTAAAGAACTTAAAGCAGCCGGTGTAGAGCTGGCTATCGTGATCGGGGGTGGCAACATCTTCCGTGGCGGTCAGGCCGAAGCACTCGGCATCGACCGGGTACAAGGCGATTATATGGGCATGCTGGCCACCGTAATCAACGCCATGGCCTTGCAAAGCGCACTGGAACGTCACGGCTTGTATACCCGACTGATGTCCGGTATGAAAATGGAACAGGTTTGTGAACCGTTTATCAGACGCAGAGCGATCCGTCACCTCGAAAAGGGACGGATCGTTATTTTTGGGGCCGGTATTGGTAACCCCTACTTCACTACTGACTCCACTGCCAGCCTTCGTGCCATTGAAGTTCAGGCCGATGTGGTGCTGAAGGGCACACGTGTAGATGGTGTGTACGATAAAGATCCTGAAAAATTTAAAGATGCCGTTCGGTATACATCCCTTTCGTTTCAGGAAGCCTACGAAAAAAACCTGAACATTATGGATATGACGGCCTTTACATTGTGTATGGAAAACAAACTTCCGATTATTGTTTTCGATATGAATAAAAAGGGCAATCTGTTAAAAGTTGCGCAAGGCGAAGAAGCCGGTACACTAATCAGTTAA
- a CDS encoding biotin/lipoyl-containing protein — MFQAIVNNKTFEINPEGETITVNGEALAWDVAQLRDGYFHIIHNHKSYKAELVKADAPTKTFTWKINGRHYTVSVKDKFDLLLEKLGMSQAASSKVNSIKAPMPGLIIDLKVKTGDVVKQGDPLLILEAMKMENILKSPGDGEVKTIKIKKGDSVEKNQVLIEF; from the coding sequence ATGTTTCAGGCTATTGTAAACAACAAGACATTTGAAATCAATCCGGAAGGAGAAACCATTACGGTAAATGGCGAGGCGCTTGCCTGGGATGTTGCACAACTTCGTGACGGATATTTTCACATCATCCACAACCACAAAAGCTATAAAGCTGAACTGGTAAAGGCCGATGCACCCACCAAAACGTTTACGTGGAAAATCAACGGTAGGCACTACACCGTTTCGGTAAAAGATAAATTTGATTTGCTCCTCGAAAAGCTAGGCATGAGCCAGGCAGCCAGTAGCAAAGTCAATTCCATCAAGGCACCCATGCCGGGCCTGATCATCGACCTGAAAGTGAAAACAGGTGATGTGGTAAAACAAGGCGATCCGTTGCTGATCCTCGAGGCCATGAAGATGGAGAACATATTGAAGTCGCCCGGAGACGGGGAAGTGAAAACCATCAAAATCAAAAAGGGAGATAGCGTAGAAAAGAATCAGGTGCTGATTGAATTTTAA
- a CDS encoding TonB-dependent receptor has translation MFKKLMWTALLLLPLAASAQSQLKGVVRDARTNEPLSGATVTLTQERKITVTDAQGAFQFADVRSYEAEIRFVGYKTKRITLSSGVNEILLEESTTFTDEIIVSATRAGEKTPTTYSTIDKQTLRKQNFGQDLPIQLNWTPSVVTTSDAGNGVGYTGINIRGSDATRINVTLNGIPYNDSESQGVFWVNIPDISSSTQSVQVQRGVGTSTNGPGAFGASINIQTNALADEPYAEYVHSFGSFNTWRNTLGFGTGLIGDRWAFDGRVSKISSDGFIDRATSDLSSYYFSGGYYSGKTMVKAIVFGGHEVTYQSWYGVPESRLNNDTEAMLVTASNEGWNDEQTQLLLNSNSRTFNIYTYDNQVDDYAQDHYQLHTSHRFTNNLTGNVALHYTYGRGFYEEYRINDRFSNYGLSPVTIGDSVINRSDIIRRRWLDNDFYGFTYSLQLEKNKLNAVLGGAWNRYDGRHFGEIIWSQVTTVPKDYNYYSNDATKLDFTVYLKGNYQFTSALNGFLDVQYRNIGYQTAGNDNRQNVFDVDVQYSFFNPKFGLTYDLGSGQSLYASYAVANREPVRKDFIDNPQNETPRHETLGNLEVGFRKLSDRTMLNVNVYWMNYNDQLVLTGALNDVGAAIRTNVDKSYRLGIEVDGSVKLSEKLAWDANLTLSRNKIEEFSEILYDYGVDFDEFNVVTRTFRNTDISFSPSIIAGSVFRYMPSKAAEISLLTKYVGRQFMDNTSNSSRQLDAYLTNDVRVSYAFTPKFMKELRLNLLVNNVFDVAYESNGYTWGYLGGGEEFRENYYYPQAGRHFMVMLSARF, from the coding sequence ATGTTTAAAAAATTAATGTGGACAGCATTGTTGCTGTTGCCATTGGCTGCATCGGCACAAAGCCAATTGAAGGGTGTAGTGCGTGATGCGCGAACGAATGAGCCTTTAAGTGGGGCTACGGTTACACTCACTCAGGAAAGAAAAATTACCGTAACGGATGCACAAGGCGCTTTTCAGTTTGCAGATGTGCGAAGCTATGAAGCTGAAATCCGGTTTGTGGGATACAAAACCAAACGGATTACACTTTCATCCGGAGTGAATGAAATTTTGCTGGAGGAAAGCACAACGTTTACCGATGAAATCATTGTATCGGCTACACGTGCGGGTGAGAAAACACCTACCACATACAGCACGATTGATAAGCAAACGTTGCGTAAGCAAAACTTCGGTCAGGATTTACCCATTCAACTAAACTGGACCCCTTCCGTGGTCACCACTTCCGATGCCGGAAATGGAGTGGGCTATACGGGTATCAACATCCGCGGAAGCGATGCCACGCGAATCAATGTTACGCTTAACGGCATTCCGTATAATGACAGCGAATCGCAAGGTGTATTCTGGGTAAACATTCCGGACATCTCTTCTTCCACACAAAGTGTTCAGGTACAGCGTGGCGTGGGTACATCCACCAACGGACCGGGTGCGTTTGGTGCGAGCATCAACATTCAAACCAACGCATTGGCCGATGAACCGTATGCCGAGTATGTGCATTCGTTCGGTTCGTTTAATACCTGGCGAAATACGTTGGGTTTTGGAACAGGTTTGATAGGCGATCGTTGGGCGTTTGATGGTCGCGTTTCAAAAATCAGTTCGGATGGATTTATTGACCGCGCCACATCTGATTTGTCATCCTATTATTTTTCAGGAGGGTATTACTCCGGAAAAACGATGGTGAAAGCCATTGTTTTTGGCGGACATGAAGTTACGTATCAAAGCTGGTACGGTGTTCCCGAGTCACGGTTGAACAATGATACCGAAGCGATGTTGGTTACGGCTTCCAATGAAGGCTGGAACGATGAGCAGACACAGCTTCTGCTTAATTCAAATAGTCGCACGTTTAACATTTACACCTACGATAACCAGGTGGATGATTATGCCCAGGATCATTATCAGCTGCACACCTCACATCGGTTTACCAATAACCTCACGGGAAATGTTGCACTTCATTATACGTATGGCAGAGGTTTCTATGAAGAGTATCGTATTAACGATCGCTTCAGTAATTATGGGTTAAGTCCGGTAACTATTGGCGATTCGGTGATTAATCGTAGCGACATCATCCGCAGACGTTGGCTGGATAATGATTTCTACGGCTTCACGTATTCGCTTCAACTCGAAAAAAATAAATTGAATGCAGTATTGGGTGGTGCGTGGAACCGGTATGATGGACGGCATTTCGGAGAGATCATCTGGTCGCAGGTAACAACTGTTCCGAAAGATTATAACTACTACTCCAATGATGCAACGAAGCTGGATTTTACCGTTTACCTGAAAGGCAACTACCAGTTTACTTCTGCCTTGAATGGTTTTCTGGATGTGCAATACCGAAACATAGGCTATCAAACAGCCGGCAACGATAATCGCCAGAATGTATTTGATGTAGATGTGCAGTATTCATTTTTCAATCCGAAGTTTGGTTTAACCTATGATTTAGGGTCGGGGCAAAGTTTATATGCTTCATACGCTGTTGCGAATCGTGAACCGGTGCGAAAAGATTTTATCGACAATCCACAGAATGAAACGCCCAGACACGAGACGTTGGGCAACCTGGAAGTTGGTTTCAGAAAACTATCTGACCGAACAATGCTGAATGTAAACGTGTACTGGATGAACTACAACGATCAACTGGTGCTTACTGGAGCCTTGAATGATGTGGGCGCTGCGATTCGCACCAATGTAGATAAAAGCTATCGCTTGGGTATTGAGGTTGATGGTTCTGTAAAACTTTCTGAGAAGTTAGCCTGGGATGCAAACCTGACGCTGAGCAGAAATAAGATTGAGGAATTTTCTGAAATACTGTATGATTACGGAGTTGATTTTGATGAATTCAATGTGGTAACCCGAACGTTTCGTAATACAGATATTTCATTTTCACCAAGCATCATTGCGGGTTCAGTATTTCGGTACATGCCAAGTAAGGCAGCCGAAATTTCACTGCTCACCAAATACGTTGGTCGACAATTCATGGATAATACGTCCAACTCATCACGACAGTTGGATGCCTACCTGACCAATGATGTACGGGTATCGTATGCTTTCACTCCGAAGTTTATGAAAGAGCTCCGGTTAAACCTGTTGGTGAACAATGTGTTTGATGTTGCATATGAATCGAACGGCTATACCTGGGGTTACCTGGGCGGAGGAGAGGAGTTTCGGGAGAATTATTACTACCCGCAGGCAGGCAGGCATTTTATGGTGATGTTAAGTGCCAGGTTTTAA
- a CDS encoding geranylgeranylglycerol-phosphate geranylgeranyltransferase, whose amino-acid sequence MRLSKKIITALFRLTRTWNLLILVFAQYFTAWFLLKADVFTDWRLLLMCASSALIAAGGYVINDYYDVKIDLVNNPNRVVVGRSVPRRHAILLHGILSVAGIGLAVFVSWWIVAINIFSVSLLWFYSNLLKRLPFVGNFAVALLTGLSIGVLNILYDVFNPLVIVYAVFAFFMTLVREIIKDMEDLKGDNTYGCKTIPIVWGIRKTKNLLYVIIGFFGIAVLLINQLYVKLPVIYFLMMLFVPLVWLVAQLVKADTKRDYSWLSSFCKVIMLLGILSMAIV is encoded by the coding sequence ATGCGCCTCAGCAAAAAAATTATTACCGCACTATTCAGGTTAACCCGTACGTGGAACCTGCTGATACTGGTATTTGCCCAGTACTTCACGGCCTGGTTTCTGCTCAAAGCTGATGTTTTTACAGATTGGCGATTACTGTTGATGTGTGCTTCCTCGGCTTTGATTGCAGCCGGTGGATACGTGATCAACGATTATTATGATGTTAAGATAGACCTGGTGAACAATCCTAATCGGGTAGTAGTGGGAAGAAGTGTTCCCCGAAGACATGCTATTTTGTTACATGGAATATTGTCGGTTGCCGGTATCGGGTTGGCGGTTTTTGTTTCGTGGTGGATTGTGGCCATCAATATTTTTTCGGTTTCGTTGCTTTGGTTTTATTCCAACTTGCTCAAGCGACTTCCCTTTGTGGGAAATTTTGCAGTTGCTCTGCTAACGGGTCTTTCAATCGGGGTATTGAATATTTTATATGACGTGTTCAATCCACTTGTTATCGTGTATGCCGTGTTTGCTTTTTTCATGACACTGGTTCGCGAAATCATTAAAGATATGGAAGACCTGAAAGGCGATAATACCTACGGGTGTAAAACCATTCCCATTGTATGGGGCATTCGCAAAACAAAAAACTTGTTGTATGTGATCATTGGCTTTTTTGGTATAGCCGTATTATTGATCAATCAGCTTTACGTGAAACTTCCTGTGATTTATTTTTTAATGATGCTTTTTGTTCCATTAGTCTGGCTGGTGGCACAACTGGTAAAGGCTGATACAAAAAGAGATTATTCCTGGCTGAGTAGTTTCTGTAAAGTGATTATGTTGTTAGGTATTTTAAGTATGGCGATTGTGTAA
- a CDS encoding phosphoribosylglycinamide formyltransferase: MTQLNTSSYRLAIFASGSGTNAEEIFKFFKNHQQISVAGLLSNNADAYALVRAANHEVPTMVFNRKQFRETDEVVNWLKEKKITHVVLAGFLWLIPENLIRTYPGKIINIHPALLPKFGGKGMYGAKVHEAVKAAGETETGITMHEVNEQYDEGRILFKAICPVMPDDTPEAIAHKVHQLEYAWYPKVIENWVLESR; encoded by the coding sequence GTGACTCAACTCAATACATCCTCATATCGATTAGCCATCTTTGCGTCAGGAAGCGGAACCAATGCCGAGGAGATTTTTAAGTTCTTCAAGAATCATCAGCAAATTTCTGTTGCTGGACTTTTATCAAATAATGCGGATGCTTATGCCCTGGTGCGTGCGGCAAACCATGAAGTTCCAACCATGGTTTTTAATCGCAAGCAATTTCGGGAAACTGATGAGGTGGTGAATTGGTTGAAGGAAAAGAAAATAACACATGTTGTTCTGGCTGGTTTTCTTTGGCTGATTCCTGAAAACCTGATCCGCACATATCCGGGAAAAATCATCAATATCCATCCGGCATTATTACCCAAGTTTGGAGGCAAGGGCATGTATGGCGCCAAGGTGCATGAAGCGGTTAAAGCTGCCGGTGAAACCGAAACGGGTATCACCATGCACGAAGTGAATGAACAGTACGATGAAGGCCGCATTTTATTCAAAGCCATTTGTCCGGTGATGCCGGATGATACACCTGAAGCCATTGCACACAAGGTCCATCAATTGGAATATGCCTGGTACCCGAAAGTGATTGAAAATTGGGTGCTGGAATCCAGGTAA
- a CDS encoding peroxiredoxin-like family protein has translation MRLFTTLALIFSTLAVYAQLPEKAEDVSPLLIGEKIPETQVLTIDGKSLSTSDLFKTGKTIVIFYRGGWCPYCNAHLSEVGQIESELRALGYTLIAISPDAPENLKKSVDKNKLTYTLVSDKNGALAKAMGIAFKAPQPYEKLLTPNQGDGAELHLPVPAVFLVNEESEILFEYINPNYKKRISGDLLLSTAKIFAKKN, from the coding sequence ATGAGATTATTTACAACACTTGCCCTTATTTTTTCAACGCTTGCCGTTTACGCGCAATTACCCGAAAAGGCCGAGGATGTCAGTCCGTTGCTGATAGGCGAAAAAATACCGGAAACACAGGTTTTAACTATAGACGGAAAGTCCCTTTCAACAAGTGATCTGTTCAAGACAGGTAAAACAATCGTCATTTTCTATCGGGGCGGGTGGTGCCCGTATTGCAATGCACACCTAAGTGAAGTGGGTCAGATTGAATCAGAGTTGCGCGCCTTGGGGTATACCCTTATAGCCATTAGTCCGGATGCGCCCGAAAACCTGAAGAAAAGCGTTGATAAAAATAAATTGACGTACACGTTGGTTTCGGACAAGAACGGTGCGCTCGCAAAAGCGATGGGCATTGCCTTTAAAGCGCCTCAACCTTACGAGAAATTGCTCACACCTAATCAAGGGGATGGAGCAGAACTGCATTTGCCGGTTCCTGCAGTGTTTCTGGTAAATGAAGAAAGTGAGATTTTGTTTGAGTACATCAATCCGAATTATAAGAAAAGAATCAGCGGTGACTTGTTGCTTTCAACTGCAAAGATTTTTGCCAAAAAGAATTGA
- a CDS encoding homogentisate 1,2-dioxygenase, with translation MYYYRLGNIPPKRHTQFRQPDGSLYKEELVSSEGFSGIYSNLYHIHPPTRIKALKDPVKYGPEIVHDYALRQTHLNTSKVTTTGNDFLDARKVLLKNNDCAISICSPKQRKMDYFYKNAEGDEVIYIHDGKGVLISPFGKLEIRQGDYVVIPRTVIYKLEFEEGPLRLLIVESASPVETVKRYRNELGQLLEHSPYCERDIRPPHELITDASRGEFLMKIKKQGYLHQYIYDFSPLDLVGWDGFLWPYAFSIHDFEPITGRIHQPPPVHQTFQAHNFVICSFVPRLFDYHPQAIPAPYNHSNIDSDEVLYYAEGNFMSRRGIDRGSFTLHPGGLPHGPHPGTVEKSIGAKETHELAVMIDTFKPLYLTTDALEFLDKNYPMSWTDNDPNMPYNEINTP, from the coding sequence ATGTACTACTATCGACTCGGCAATATTCCACCCAAACGGCATACACAATTCCGACAGCCGGATGGAAGCTTGTATAAAGAAGAACTGGTAAGCTCAGAAGGTTTTTCGGGCATTTATTCCAACCTGTATCACATCCATCCGCCCACGCGCATCAAGGCCTTGAAAGATCCAGTGAAGTATGGGCCAGAGATTGTACATGATTACGCGCTGCGACAAACACACCTGAACACCTCAAAAGTTACCACCACCGGAAATGATTTTCTGGATGCGCGTAAAGTGTTATTGAAAAATAATGATTGCGCCATCTCCATCTGCTCACCCAAACAACGTAAGATGGATTACTTCTATAAAAACGCAGAGGGCGATGAAGTGATTTACATTCACGATGGAAAGGGCGTGCTCATTTCGCCTTTTGGTAAACTCGAAATCCGCCAAGGCGACTACGTGGTTATACCTCGCACCGTAATCTATAAGCTTGAATTTGAAGAAGGCCCGTTGCGATTGTTGATTGTTGAATCAGCTTCACCGGTTGAAACGGTAAAACGTTATCGCAATGAATTAGGGCAGCTGTTGGAACACTCCCCATACTGCGAGCGCGACATTCGCCCGCCACACGAACTCATTACCGATGCCAGTCGCGGGGAATTTTTGATGAAGATTAAAAAGCAAGGCTACCTACATCAATACATCTATGATTTCAGTCCGCTGGATTTAGTGGGATGGGATGGTTTCTTGTGGCCGTATGCTTTTTCCATTCACGACTTTGAACCCATTACCGGTCGCATTCATCAGCCGCCCCCGGTACACCAAACCTTCCAGGCACACAACTTTGTAATTTGTTCATTTGTGCCGCGGTTGTTCGATTATCATCCGCAAGCCATTCCTGCACCGTATAACCACAGCAACATCGACAGCGATGAAGTGTTGTATTATGCGGAAGGAAATTTCATGAGCAGAAGAGGGATTGACCGTGGATCGTTCACGCTTCATCCGGGAGGTCTACCACACGGCCCGCATCCGGGCACGGTTGAAAAAAGTATTGGCGCGAAAGAAACGCATGAGTTGGCCGTGATGATTGACACGTTTAAGCCACTGTACCTGACTACTGATGCACTGGAGTTTTTAGATAAGAATTATCCGATGAGCTGGACGGATAACGATCCGAACATGCCGTACAACGAGATTAATACACCGTAA
- a CDS encoding S41 family peptidase, translating into MSEQPKNTPYQIRLPLVLCIGLAAGVFIGSSFNAQKPSRDVTKDVQKLREVLTYIDTKYVDDITTDKLVDESIRHLLSKLDPHSHYIPASDRVAANEELRGNFDGIGVEFNIFQDTIMVVTPLSGGPSEKLGIRSGDKIIKVDDENVASIGITTQDVMRLLKGPRGSEVKVTILRGKQTFDYNIVRDKIPQFSIDVSYMVDSEIGYIKLNRFSATTYEEFSKALIKLKDQGMKKLILDLQGNGGGYMSMAIDLADEFLSEGKKIVYTDGKDKRLNTNAASTNRGNFENGDLIILVNEGSASASEILAGALQDNDRALIVGRRTFGKGLVQNPFDLSDGSELRLTISRYYTPSGRSIQKPYDDEEEYSLDLIERYKNGEFFSADSIKLNDSLRYKTANGRSVYGGGGIMPDYFVPLDTTMNSHFLNALYSSLSIYEYAFNYAHHNKEKLESNGFETFRKNFVVTDAMLNELIAIGQRNKVKPDYQDLKRNKKIFQLHVKAQIARRIWGNDGLFPIINETNEIFLQSLKLFERMPELNRQAM; encoded by the coding sequence ATGAGCGAACAACCTAAAAATACACCTTACCAGATTCGGTTACCCCTTGTTTTATGCATTGGCCTGGCTGCCGGAGTTTTTATTGGCTCCAGTTTTAATGCACAGAAACCTTCGCGGGATGTAACCAAAGATGTTCAAAAACTACGGGAAGTGCTTACTTATATCGATACCAAATACGTGGATGATATTACTACCGATAAGTTGGTAGATGAGTCGATTCGTCACCTGCTCTCTAAACTCGATCCACACTCCCACTACATCCCGGCCAGCGATCGCGTGGCTGCCAACGAAGAACTGCGTGGAAATTTTGATGGCATTGGCGTGGAGTTCAACATTTTTCAGGATACGATTATGGTGGTAACACCACTCAGCGGTGGACCTTCAGAAAAATTGGGCATCCGATCAGGAGATAAAATTATTAAGGTTGACGATGAGAATGTGGCAAGCATTGGCATTACCACACAAGATGTAATGCGGTTGCTGAAAGGCCCGCGTGGCTCGGAAGTGAAAGTGACCATTCTTCGCGGAAAGCAAACATTCGATTACAACATTGTTCGTGATAAGATTCCACAGTTTTCCATCGATGTATCGTACATGGTGGATAGCGAGATCGGCTACATCAAACTGAATCGGTTTTCAGCTACCACGTATGAAGAATTTTCAAAAGCATTGATCAAGTTGAAAGATCAGGGCATGAAAAAGCTTATCCTTGATCTCCAGGGTAACGGTGGCGGATACATGAGCATGGCCATCGACCTGGCTGATGAATTTCTTTCAGAAGGAAAGAAAATTGTATACACCGATGGAAAAGATAAGAGACTGAACACCAATGCAGCATCTACCAACCGTGGTAATTTTGAAAATGGCGACCTGATAATATTGGTGAATGAAGGAAGTGCCTCTGCTTCTGAAATTCTTGCAGGTGCGTTACAGGATAACGACCGCGCATTAATTGTAGGAAGAAGAACCTTTGGAAAAGGTCTTGTACAAAATCCGTTCGACTTAAGTGATGGCTCTGAATTACGCCTGACTATTTCGCGCTACTATACACCAAGCGGGCGTTCCATTCAAAAGCCGTACGATGATGAAGAGGAATACTCGTTGGATCTGATTGAACGCTACAAGAATGGGGAGTTCTTCTCTGCGGATAGTATAAAGCTTAACGATTCACTGCGATACAAAACTGCAAACGGCCGTTCTGTTTATGGCGGTGGCGGCATTATGCCCGATTACTTTGTACCGCTGGATACTACGATGAACAGTCATTTTTTAAATGCGTTGTACTCTTCGCTATCCATTTATGAGTATGCTTTCAATTACGCCCATCACAACAAGGAAAAATTAGAAAGCAATGGATTTGAAACGTTCAGGAAAAACTTTGTAGTTACTGATGCGATGTTAAATGAACTGATTGCTATTGGCCAACGGAACAAGGTTAAACCCGATTACCAGGATTTGAAGCGAAATAAGAAAATCTTCCAGTTACACGTAAAAGCACAAATTGCCAGAAGAATTTGGGGCAATGACGGGTTGTTTCCGATCATTAACGAAACCAACGAAATCTTTTTGCAATCGCTGAAGTTGTTTGAACGCATGCCGGAGTTGAACAGGCAGGCGATGTAA
- a CDS encoding hemerythrin domain-containing protein, translating to MESAGLKTKRIAQLVDENYVHAYVLFYFGIRFDEYSEHTLEQACLANGLKVDQVIRELESPTHLREADIPLISYPIDLIVEYLKHSHFLFIKHKLPYIAKLVDAFKANHEDYQQVERDLKLVFPLFVEDFIHHIYEEEDTLFSYIKALERASTGTYIPTRLYQLMERFSVQKFAVEHEAHDDEMQGIRKITKDYEIKPGAPLHVKVIFNELRDFEQNLITHARIENEILLPKAMMLETKVKQAFFERIRLN from the coding sequence ATGGAATCAGCCGGACTTAAAACCAAGCGCATTGCCCAGCTCGTTGACGAGAACTACGTCCACGCCTATGTGCTGTTTTATTTCGGCATCCGGTTTGACGAGTATTCCGAACACACCCTTGAACAGGCTTGCCTGGCCAATGGATTGAAGGTTGACCAGGTCATTCGTGAACTGGAGTCGCCTACCCATTTACGTGAGGCCGACATACCGTTGATTTCCTACCCCATTGATTTGATCGTAGAGTACCTTAAGCACTCCCATTTTTTATTCATCAAACATAAGCTGCCCTATATTGCCAAATTGGTGGATGCCTTTAAGGCAAACCATGAAGACTATCAGCAAGTGGAACGCGATCTGAAACTGGTGTTTCCGCTATTTGTGGAAGATTTTATTCACCACATCTACGAAGAGGAGGATACGCTGTTCAGTTATATCAAAGCGCTGGAACGGGCATCTACCGGAACGTATATTCCGACCAGGCTGTATCAGTTGATGGAGCGTTTCTCTGTACAGAAGTTTGCTGTTGAGCATGAAGCACACGATGATGAAATGCAAGGCATTCGTAAGATTACCAAAGATTACGAGATCAAACCCGGTGCTCCGTTGCATGTGAAAGTGATCTTCAACGAACTCCGCGATTTTGAGCAAAACCTGATTACCCACGCCCGCATCGAAAATGAGATTTTATTGCCCAAGGCCATGATGCTGGAAACCAAGGTGAAGCAGGCCTTCTTTGAACGCATCCGCCTTAATTAA
- the ruvX gene encoding Holliday junction resolvase RuvX yields MGRILAIDYGTRRTGLAVTDPLRIIATALDTVSSNDLLAYLKSYTSKETVDEFVIGMPRTLKNEDSATAPLVREFIVKLKEAFPGKPVHEADERFTSSIAQRAMIEGGMKKKDRQVKGNVDKVSAVLILQAFMDAR; encoded by the coding sequence ATGGGCCGGATTCTTGCCATTGATTATGGAACCAGGCGAACCGGGTTGGCAGTAACTGATCCGTTACGCATTATCGCCACAGCTTTAGATACGGTTTCGTCAAACGATTTACTGGCCTATCTGAAAAGCTACACGTCAAAGGAAACCGTGGATGAATTTGTGATAGGTATGCCGCGTACATTGAAGAATGAAGATTCAGCTACGGCACCCTTGGTGCGTGAATTCATTGTAAAATTGAAAGAAGCGTTTCCGGGAAAACCGGTTCATGAAGCAGACGAGCGTTTTACCAGCTCCATCGCACAACGCGCCATGATTGAAGGTGGAATGAAAAAGAAAGACCGTCAGGTAAAAGGCAATGTGGATAAGGTGAGTGCGGTGTTGATTCTGCAGGCGTTTATGGATGCCCGATAG